A genome region from Brassica oleracea var. oleracea cultivar TO1000 chromosome C2, BOL, whole genome shotgun sequence includes the following:
- the LOC106325501 gene encoding LOW QUALITY PROTEIN: E3 ubiquitin-protein ligase ATL23 (The sequence of the model RefSeq protein was modified relative to this genomic sequence to represent the inferred CDS: deleted 2 bases in 1 codon), translating to MHYTRISPIILLPPPTITATAESSGRGTMLATLFMALLLPCVGMCIVFLIYLFFLWCSTRRRIERLRFAEPVKLVTSNGLSVSELEKLPKLTGKELALAVRSTECPVCLENIESCQSARLVPGCNHGFHQLCADTWLSNHAVCPVCRGDLAPKVPQLRNNHSPC from the exons ATGCACTACACGCGCATCTCACCAATTATATTGCTT CCACCACCCACCATCACCGCCACCGCTGAATCCAGTGGTAGAGGAACCATGTTAGCCACCCTATTCATGGCCCTCCTTCTCCCTTGCGTTGGCATGTGCATTGTCTTCCTCATATATCTCTTCTTCTTGTGGTGCTCCACACGACGCCGTATTGAGCGTCTAAGATTTGCTGAACCGGTTAAGCTGGTCACCAGTAATGGTCTCTCTGTCTCGGAGCTCGAGAAACTCCCAAAACTCACCGGAAAAGAGCTTGCCTTAGCGGTGAGGTCGACAGAGTGCCCCGTTTGCCTTGAAAATATCGAGAGTTGCCAATCGGCCCGTCTGGTTCCCGGTTGCAACCATGGGTTTCACCAATTATGTGCTGACACGTGGTTATCTAACCACGCGGTGTGTCCTGTTTGTCGTGGCGATCTTGCTCCGAAGGTTCCTCAACTTAGAAACAATCATAGTCCATGTTGA